One Drechmeria coniospora strain ARSEF 6962 chromosome 01, whole genome shotgun sequence genomic region harbors:
- a CDS encoding FHA domain containing protein translates to MFTQPLSSPPAGHQASSPVSPSRPSRLRGLSYLRNYTHSHLLSRDGSHHSASPSASASNSSIAAGGNLTRSASYTVSSSTTTTTTTTTIPAGQNVNRLTLVNSTPDSTESHARTSQRSTPLVASSSPPAPIPEMPTRTRSGAGADVDVADQPASTRTRTSTAADTAAPNPDNAPSIRLSAYYDPRSTRPSLSFPPISRTLPHGGDVIRVGRYSERDGQAGMAANQPSAAPVGFKSKVVSRRHCEFWSEDGKWFIRDVKSSSGTFLNHIRLSPPSQESKAYAVNDGDIVQLGIDFKGGEEMIFRCVKMRLELNRGWQNKPNTFNVAAHKRLRTMASNGAASTVSSTSQDCSICLNSIAPCQSLFVAPCSHTWHFKCVRSLLSSPQYPIFFCPNCRASADLEADVDEPDGEWQQLDEELCGDDREAADQDQPPHGLPASTSTPAADLTVQDADGMDVTVNVAALDGPSGPATNLPHAATEPLPIRNPSSGARRVDDLRENRSPSPVINGEGPITPRNNAGPWVFDGSAGQRAPDATPEMRSLDAAAGPDLGRGVASDDSSR, encoded by the exons ATGTTCACCCAGCCGCTCTCCTCACCTCCCGCGGGGCATCAGGCGTCCAGCCCCGTGTCCCCCTCCCGTCCCAGCCGCCTCCGTGGCCTCAGCTACCTGCGAAACTACACGCACAGCCACCTGCTCTCCCGCGACGGCAGCCATCATTCGGCctctccctcggcctcggcctcgaactcgagcatcgccgccggcggcaaccTGACCCGATCGGCGAGCTACACCgtctcttcctcgacgacgacgacgacgacgacgacgacgatcccGGCCGGCCAGAACGTGAACCGGCTGACTCTCGTCAACTCGACGCCCGACAGCACCGAATCCCACGCGCGGACGTCGCAGCGGTCGACGCCCCTCGTCGCTTCCTCGAGCCCCCCAGCGCCCATCCCCGAGATGCCGACGCGGACGAGGTctggcgccggcgccgacgtcgacgtcgccgaccagcccgcctcgacgcggacgaggacctcgacggcggccgacacGGCTGCCCCCAACCCCGACAACGCGCCCTCGATACGTCTGTCGGCCTACTACGACCCGCGGTCGACGCGCCCGTCGCTCTCGTTCCCCCCCATCTCCCGCACCCTGccccacggcggcgacgtcatcCGCGTCGGCCGCTACTCGGAGCGCGACGGTCAGGCCGGCATGGCCGCCAACcagccctcggccgcgcccgTCGGCTTCAAGAGCAAGGTTGTCAGCCGCCGTCACTGCGAGTTCTGGTCCGAGGACGGCAAGTGGTTCATCCGCGACGTCAAGAGCTCGTCCGGCACCTTTCTCAACCACATCCGCCTCAGCCCGCCGTCGCAGGAGAGCAAGGCGTATGCCgtcaacgacggcgacatcgtccagctcggcatcgactTCAAGGGTGGCGAGGAGATGATCTTTCGATGCGTCAAGATGAGGCTCGAGCTCAACCGGGGCTGGCAGAATAAGCCCAACACGTTCAA cgtcgccgcccacaAGCGACTGCGCACCATGGCGTCCAacggcgccgcctcgacggtCAGCTCAACGTCGCAGGACTGCTCCATCTGCCTCAACTCCATCGCC CCTTGCCAATCCCTGTTCGTGGCTCCCTGCTCGCACACGTGGCACTTCAAGTGCGTGCGCTCGCTCCTGTCGTCGCCGCAGTATCCCATCTTCTTCTGCCCCAACTGCCGGGCCAGCGCCgatctcgaggccgacgtcgacgagcccgacggcgagtggcagcagctcgacgaggagctctgCGGCGACGACCGGGAGGCCGCCGACCAGGACCAACCGCCGCACGGcctgccggcgtcgacgtcgacgccggccgccgacctgACTGTccaggacgccgacggcatggaCGTCACCGTCAACgtggccgccctcgacggcccgaGCGGCCCGGCGACGAACCTGCCGCACGCCGCGACGGAGCCCCTGCCCATCAGGAACCCTTCGTCGGGCGCccgtcgagtcgacgacCTGCGAGAGAACCGGTCTCCGTCGCCCGTCATCAACGGCGAAGGACCCATCACGCCGCGGAACAACGCGGGCCCGTGGGTGTTTgacggcagcgccggccAACGAGCCCCCGACGCGACACCCGAGATGCGaagcctcgacgccgccgccggaccgGACCTCGGTCGAGGCGTCGCGAGCGACGACTCGAGCCGctga
- a CDS encoding vacuolar sorting protein, producing MDTLHARADWESLGGRWFRKTQQYAEVFDQDLDLDCRLAGAPYAGAIALWRDETKLQALQPGRSSKTAIDIHSLAGKNLRSIPWDHGAIKGLGWSEDEALLVVTAEGNVRCYDLQGDFSNFSLGHGADNYGVESCRFYNTGMVALLGNNSFVAVSSYAEPRPKLLAAAPDGEIHSWAIISPDHTLSRSVEVLVSVASTVYVLDAADCEDRMLDIGPFSHISVSPDGRHANLYGKDGKAHVISSDFQEKLFEHDSGSRTAPKYVEWCGGDALIAWEDEVHIIGPGDQSLSYIYDSTRVHVISGADAPSSLPPPRARSVGQHDGARLITNDYCEFLERVPTDSLEVFGHASESSPASILLDAVGQLEMESPKADDYIQLIRPNLTEAVDTCVNAAGREFDARWQKRLLKAASFGKSVLDIYNSDDFVDMCETLRVLNAVRHHEVGMPVSFEQYHRLTAEKLVRRLLSRHHHLLALKIAGHLKLPSDRIYVHWASTKVRVSADDDDAVCRLVVERLSGKAGISFEEIARAAHHEGRSRLATELLNHEPRGGRQVPLLLDMEEDELALDKAVESGDSDLVLFVLRHLKRKLPLAAFFRAAGRRPAATAMVEAAAVVEGDNGLLKDLYYQDDRRVDGANVFVRESLRQPDARTASDKLALAAKLLSDTKEAQLELQALKETRALLRMQEAFDRDLTDTFTGLSVNETMFKLMRLGYSSQAKKMQSEFRVPDRVAWWIRLRALVARREWGEIEEIAKAKKSPIGWEPFFNLTLQAGNPRLASIFVAKCAGLEAGATVTMYEKCGLRIKAAEEAVRLKDGEAWQRLLDAAGKGSQEGREIERLGSAVFRK from the exons ATGGATACCTTGCACGCACGAGCGGACTGGGAGAGCCTGGGAGGCCGGTGGTTCCGCAAGACGCAGCAGTACGCCGAGGTCTTTGATCaggacctcgacctcgactgCCGCCTTGCCGGAGCCCCTTATGCTGGTGCCATAG CGCTGTGGCGCGACGAGACGAAGCTGCAGGCGCTTCAGCCTGGGAGGTCCTCGAAGACGGCGATAGACATCCACAGCCTCGCGGGCAAGAACTTGCGGAGCATTCCCTGGGACCACGGGGCCATCAAGGGTCTGGGCTggtccgaggacgaggccctgCTGGtcgtgacggccgagggcaacgTGCGCTGCTACGACCTGCAAGGTGACTTTAGCAACTtctccctcggccacggcgccgacaaCTACGGCGTCGAATCCTGCCG CTTTTACAACACGGGCATGGTCGCGCTGCTGGGCAACAACTcgttcgtcgccgtctcgtcgtaCGCCGAGCCGCGCCCGAAGCTGCTGGCCGCCGCTCCCGACGGCGAGATCCACTCGTGGGCCATCATCTCGCCGGATCACACGCTGTCGAGGTCCGTCGAGGTCCTGGTCAGCGTCGCCTCGACCGTCtacgtcctcgacgcggccgactgCGAGGATCGCATGCTCGACATTGGGCCTTTCAGCCACATCAGCGTGTCGCCCGACGGTCGGCACGCCAACCTCTACGGCAAGGACGGAAAGGCGCACGTGATATCGAGCGACTTCCAGGAGAAGCTCTTCGAGCACGACTCGGGCTCGCGGACGGCGCCCAAGTACGTCGAGtggtgcggcggcgacgccctcaTCGCCtgggaggacgaggtgcaCATCATCGGGCCGGGCGACCAGTCCCTGTCCTACATCTACGACAGCACCCGGGTGCACGTCATTTCCGGTGCCGAcgccccctcctccctcccgcCCCCCCGCGCGCGCTCCgtcggtc AGCACGATGGCGCCCGGCTCATCACAAACGACTACTGCGAGTTCCTCGAGAGGGTGCCGACCGACAGCCTCGAGGTCTTTGGCCAcgcgtccgagtcgtcgccggcgtcgatcctgctcgacgccgtcgggcagcTCGAGATGGAATCGCCAAAGGCCGACGACTACATCCAGCTGATCAGGCCCAACCTGACGGAGGCGGTGGACACGTGCGTCAACGCGGCGGGCCGGGAGTTTGACGCCCGGTGGCAGAAGAGGCTGCTCAAGGCCGCCTCGTTTGGCAAGTCGGTGCTCGACATCTACAACAGCGACGACTTTGTCGACATGTGCGAGACGCTGCGGGTGCTCAACGCGGTCCGCCACCACGAGGTCGGCATGCCCGTCTCCTTCGAGCAGTACCACCGCCTgacggccgagaagctcgtgcggcggctgctcagccgtcaccatcacctcctcgccctcaaGATCGCGGGGCACCTGAAGCTCCCGTCGGACCGCATCTACGTCCACTGGGCCTCGACCAAGGTGCGGGtgagcgccgacgacgacgacgccgtgtGCCGGCTGGTGGTGGAGAGGCTCTCGGGCAAGGCGGGCATCTCGTTCGAGGAGATTGCCCGGGCCGCCCACCACGAGGGCCGGTCCCGGCTCGCGACGGAGCTGCTCAACCACGAGCCCCGCGGCGGGCGGcaggtgccgctgctgctggacatggaggaggacgagctcgcgctGGACAAGGCGGTGGAGAGCGGCGACTCGGACCTCGTCCTGTTCGTGCTGCGGCACCTCAAGAGGAAgctgccgctcgccgccttcttccgcgccgccggcaggcgaccggcggcgacggccatggtcgaggccgcggccgtcgtcgagggcgacaaCGGGCTGCTCAAGGACCTCTACTACCAGGACGACcggcgcgtcgacggcgccaacgtcTTCGTGCGCGAGTCGCTCCGGCAGCCCGACGCCCGGACGGCGTCGGACAAgctcgcgctcgccgccaagcTGCTGTCGGACACGAAGGAGGCCCAGCTCGAGCTCCAGGCGCTCAAGGAGACGCGGGCGCTGCTGCGGATGCAGGAGGCCTTTGACCGCGACCTGACGGACACCTTCACGGGCCTCAGCGTCAACGAGACCATGTTCAAGCTGATGCGGCTGGGGTACTCGAGCCAGGCGAAGAAGATGCAGAGCGAATTCAGGGTGCCCGACAGGGTTGCCTGGTGGATCCG GCTCCGGGCGCTCGTGGCGAGGCGCGAATGGGGCGAGATTGAAGAGATTGCAAAGGCAAAGAAGAGCCCGATCGGGTGGGAG CCCTTTTTCAACCTCACCCTCCAGGCGGGGAACCCTCGGCTGGCGTCCATCTTCGTGGCCAAGTGCGcgggcctcgaggccggggCGACGGTGACCATGTACGAGAAGTGCGGGCTGAGGatcaaggcggccgaggaggccgtgCGACTgaaggacggcgaggcgtgGCAGCggctgctcgacgccgcgggCAAGGGATCGCAGGAGGGGCGAGAGATTGAGAGGCTCGGGAGCGCCGTGTTTCGGaaatga
- a CDS encoding histone H3 methyltransferase codes for MPLLGGKGNKFKVDPPKIRIDKVVVERPPPPKSSSRPPNRSRPSAVAARSSPAALLPSARPSGARHKSGSSSPNPSSSSESRPAERKRKAPRDVSSGPGHSSAGDRVTFDKDSDNEDDGWMDLDTRKRQRRGTRDGRSVDANRKLRHARAFDGRNDSLAFIHAVQVASLESQCVPIMGASPEEVAIELQYPSLQPRERYELVWGKDKIDAVEASVRIVRHVAETYLTDEEAEPFTNQNTGLIRRLEKASNRNVQDLAGFKAALHEYNETLLALVEDGVVAKNLDSLTELPRHLVAFILDQIYDRTVAPRVELLSKYENGTDYVYGELLHPFVSEILIEKTNMSCDQVFVDLGSGVGNVCLQAALEIGCESWGCEMMENACSMARDQLDEFAARCMLWGVKPGKVRLETGDFRKNSNIHHALKRADVVLVNNKAFTSQLNDGLVRMFLDLKPGCKVVSLRSFVAESKSSHNINDVGSTILHVEECAYPEGYVSWTNAGGPYFISTRK; via the exons ATGcctctcctcggcggcaagggcaacAAGTTCAAGGTCGACCCCCCCAAGATCCGCATAgacaaagtcgtcgtcgagcgtcctcctccgccaaagtcgtcgtcgaggcctcCGAACCGAAGCCGcccgtccgccgtcgccgcccgctcctcgcccgccgccctcctcccGTCGGCCAGACCCTCCGGTGCACGGCACAagagcggcagcagctcgcccaacccgtcctcgtcctcggagtcgaggccggccgagcgCAAGCGCAAGGCCCCGAGGGACGTCTCGTCCGGTCCCGGCCACTCGTCGGCCGGTGACCGAGTCACCTTCGACAAGGACAGCGacaacgaggacgatggctgGATGGACCTCGACACGCGGAAGCGCCAGCGCAGAGGCACCCGAGACGGCCGGTCCGTCGATGCCAACCGCAAGCTGCGCCACGCGAGGGCCTTTGATGGCCGCAACGACAGCCTCGCCTTCATACACGCCGTCCAGGTCGCCTCGCTCGAGAGCCAGTGCGTGCCCATCATGGGTGCCTCCCCGGAGGAGGTGGCCATCGAGCTGCAGTACCCCAGCCTGCAGCCGAGGGAAAG GTACGAGCTCGTCTGGGGCAAGGACAagatcgacgccgtcgaggcgagcgtGCGCATCGTTCGTCACGTCGCCGAGACGTACctgacggacgaggaagccgagcCCTTTACCAACCAAAACACGGGACTCATACGACGGCTCGAGAAGGCGTCGAACCGCAACGTCCAGGATCTCGCCGGCTTCAAGGCGGCGCTGCACGAGTACAACGAGACGCTCCtggcgctcgtcgaggacggcgtcgtcgccaagaACCTCGACAGCCTGACGGAGCTGCCGcgccacctcgtcgccttcatcCTCGACCAGATCTACGACCGCACCGTCGCGCCCCGCGTCGAGCTGCTGTCCAAGTACGAGAACGGCACGGATTACGTCTACGGCGAGCTCCTCCACCCCTTCGTCTCCGAGATCCTCATCGAGAAGACCAACATGTCGTGCGACCAAGTCTTTGTCGACCTCGGCTCGGGCGTCGGCAACGTCTGCCTgcaggccgccctcgagaTCGGATGCGAAAGCTGGGGCTGCGAGATGATGGAGAACGCGTGCAGCATGGCCCGGGACCAGCTGGACGAGTTCGCCGCGCGGTGCATGCTCTGGGGCGTCAAGCCCGGCAAGGTCCGGCTCGAGACGGGCGACTTCCGAAAGAACAGCAACATCCACCACGCCCTCAAGcgtgccgacgtcgtcctcgtcaacaACAAGGCCTTCACCTCGCAGCTcaacgacggcctcgtccgcATGTTTCTCGACCTCAAGCCCGGCTGCAAGGTCGTCTCGCTGCGGTCCTTTGTCGCCGAGTCCAAGAGCAGCCACAACATCAACGACGTGGGGAGCACCATCCTCCACGTCGAGGAGTGCGCCTACCCCGAAGGATACGTCAGCTGGACCAACGCTGGAGGGCCCTATTTCATATCCACGCGCAAGTAG